The Cydia splendana chromosome Z, ilCydSple1.2, whole genome shotgun sequence genome window below encodes:
- the LOC134805152 gene encoding transcription factor E2F2 — protein sequence MPRGVKRGSAEGEGEVVVRVGASPSQTTLLDDSPGQPISYHLLDHGYGATPQHQIRREAPSAPPKTSEAVKRRLNLSESSSGSQGHVVPMKADFKTPKQKRVKVLTPYSRPSSSMKKYSERSRFDTSLGLLTKKFVALLKSSPNGVLDLNIAAEHLSVQKRRIYDITNVLEGIGILEKRSKNNIQWKCGSAACGGEQARARRLRREVRALATREARVSRAVASAELALGRLSADHGALAYITYADLRSIKDFRNQTVIPIKAPPDTRLSVPHPDEKGYMIHLKSLSGEIEVYLCPKERPFSPPPPLGLLPADPLLEDNKALLAPLVAQMQPAPPAPFAANFSTPIKREPGVESTGGASGSRGLVVCSPCVTDPTLPLAAAGRARAPPAAPDDAPHTPQTTPDNGTARGRLRNALIADSDDFAPIMGGGRFQMQTEDQDTESEPLELEPFLALEPPMSATDYGFCLDHDEGLAELFDFDLKLPE from the exons ATGCCGAGGGGGGTGAAGCGAGGGTCGGCGGAGGGTGAGGGCGAGGTGGTGGTACGCGTTGGGGCGTCTCCGTCGCAAACTACGCTTTTGGATGACAGCCCAGGCCAGCCCATCAGTTACCATCTGCTTGATCACGGCTATGGCGCCACGCCACAACATCAGATCAGAAGGGAGGCACCTTCTGCACCACCAAAGACATCTGAA GCGGTGAAAAGAAGACTGAATTTGAGTGAGAGTAGTTCCGGTAGCCAAGGCCATGTAGTACCTATGAAGGCAGATTTCAAAACGCCGAAGCAAAAACGAGTCAAAGTTCTCACACCGTACAGCCGACCGTCCAGTTCTATGAAAAAGTACAGCGAAAGATCAAG GTTCGACACATCATTAGGAttacttacaaaaaaatttgTTGCTTTGCTGAAGTCTTCCCCAAACGGTGTCCTCGACTTGAATATAGCCGCGGAGCACCTCTCGGTTCAAAAACGCCGCATATACGACATCACTAATGTTTTAGAGGGTATAGGAATTTTAGAGAAGCGATcaaaaaataatattcaatgGAAGTGTG GGTCGGCGGCGTGCGGCGGCGAGCAGGCGCGCGCACGGCGGCTGCGGCGCGAGGTGCGCGCGCTGGCGACGCGCGAGGCGCGGGTGTCGCGCGCCGTGGCCAGCGCCGAGCTCGCACTCGGCCGCCTCTCCGCCGACCACGGTGCGCTCGCCTACATCACCTACGCCGACTTACGCTCTATTAAGGATTTCCGCAACCAAACGGTTATTCCTATTAAGGCGCCGCCGGACACGAGATTAAGT gttCCTCATCCTGATGAAAAGGGATATATGATACATTTGAAGTCATTATCGGGCGAAATTGAAGTGTATCTATGTCCCAAAGAACGACCTTTTTCTCCACCTCCAC CGCTGGGTCTACTGCCGGCGGACCCGCTGCTGGAGGACAACAAGGCGCTCCTGGCACCGCTCGTGGCGCAGATGcagcccgcgccgcccgcgcccttCGCCGCCAACTTCTC GACGCCTATTAAGCGGGAGCCCGGCGTGGAGAGCACGGGTGGCGCTAGTGGGTCGCGCGGGCTGGTGGTGTGCTCGCCGTGCGTGACCGACCCCACGCTGCCGCTGGCCGCGGCGGGCCGCGCGCGCGCTCCGCCCGCCGCGCCCGACGACGCGCCGCACACCCCTCAAACCACGCCTGACA ATGGTACGGCGCGGGGCCGGCTACGCAACGCGTTAATTGCCGACAGCGACGACTTTGCACCCATCATGGGCGGCGGCCGCTTTCAGATGCAAACAGAAGACCAAGATACCGAGTCAG AGCCGCTGGAGCTGGAACCGTTCCTGGCGTTGGAGCCGCCCATGTCGGCCACCGACTACGGCTTCTGTCTCGACCACGACGAGGGGCTGGCGGAGCTCTTCGACTTCGATCTCAAGCTGCCCGAGTGA